The bacterium genome has a window encoding:
- a CDS encoding ABC transporter ATP-binding protein has protein sequence MSNILHVQELSKSYRSGSRDLTVLHDVSFSIQSGSTCAVVGPSGSGKTTLLGLCAGLDHPSRGSVHLNDTQMDLLDEDARALLRNQHVGFVFQNFQLIPTLTALENVMVPLELRGESRADVFAQTWLERVGLGDRMDHYPVQLSGGEQQRVALARAFINQPKILFADEPTGNLDDETSHKIVELLFELNKEIGTALVLVTHNLELAQLTQRIIRLRSGKIVSDEPTQSQNN, from the coding sequence ATGTCAAACATTTTACATGTTCAGGAATTATCTAAATCTTATCGCAGCGGTTCGCGCGATCTCACAGTACTCCATGACGTTTCGTTTTCTATACAAAGCGGCTCGACGTGCGCCGTGGTGGGACCGTCGGGAAGCGGAAAAACTACTTTACTCGGATTGTGCGCCGGGCTTGATCACCCGAGCAGGGGATCGGTTCATCTGAACGATACGCAAATGGATCTTTTGGATGAAGATGCCCGCGCACTGCTTCGAAACCAGCACGTGGGATTTGTGTTTCAGAATTTTCAACTGATACCGACGCTGACCGCGCTGGAGAATGTCATGGTGCCTCTGGAACTCAGAGGGGAATCGCGGGCGGACGTCTTTGCGCAAACGTGGCTGGAGCGCGTGGGCCTTGGAGACCGTATGGACCATTATCCTGTGCAGTTGTCCGGGGGTGAGCAGCAGCGCGTTGCGCTTGCGAGAGCTTTTATCAATCAACCTAAAATTCTATTCGCAGACGAGCCTACCGGAAATCTGGACGACGAGACCAGTCATAAAATTGTAGAGCTGCTTTTTGAATTGAATAAAGAGATCGGAACGGCATTAGTATTGGTTACGCATAATCTGGAATTGGCTCAACTGACGCAGCGCATCATTCGATTGCGCAGCGGAAAAATAGTTTCTGATGAGCCAACCCAGAGTCAAAATAATTAA